Proteins found in one Arachis stenosperma cultivar V10309 chromosome 8, arast.V10309.gnm1.PFL2, whole genome shotgun sequence genomic segment:
- the LOC130943491 gene encoding uncharacterized protein LOC130943491, translating into MKSKGDRDRKRHDSEEDDSNLPRKSGGDMDRNQRAEKGLHTTQFRGEENRELQRKTERDGNRRHRDGRDGAHHDSGEEDGELPMKSEKDRDVVQRFERYGAHHDSDEEEGELRMDSERERKRHDSEDDRELVRKSKRERDRDRTRRVDKDGEEKDDRKHISKSRRERRQRVERDGASRNLEGEVDRDQFRKSERNRDRRHRSVKDGARYDSEDDDEDLNRKSKRDMRYRGERDDDDDEKGQRDNGREDNRKKEDGPRRIVENTRHQRQSTIPEGNLNGDASKLGKSGGVYIPPFKLARMMKEVQDKSSAEYQRLTWDALRKSINGLVNKVNATNIKNIIPELFAENLIRGRGLFCRSCMKSQMASPGFTDVFAALVAVVNTKFPEVGDLLLRRIVLQLKRAYKRNDKPQLLAAVKFIAHLVNQQVAHEIIALELLTVLLEKPTDDSVEVAVGFVTECGSILQDLSPKGLHGIFERFRGILHEGEIDKRVQFLIEGLFAIRKAKFQGYPAVRPELDLVEQEDQLTHEVSLDEEIDPEISLDIFKPDPNFLENEKRYEELKKTILGEESEDEEGSDAELDDDDVEDDESNEEDDEESMQIKDETETNLVNLRRTIYLTIMSSVDFEEAGHKLLKIKLEPGQEMELCIMLLECCSQERTYLRYYGLLGQRFCMINKVYQENFEKCFVQQYSMIHRLETNKLRNVAKFFAHLLGTDALPWHVLSYIRLTEEDTTSSSRIFIKILFQELSEHLGIRLLNERLNDSTMQDSFESIFPKDNPKNTRFSINFFTSIGLGGLTENLREYLKNMPRLIMQQQKQVSDSESDDESGSSSSSDSGTASSESESDSSSSDESDSDRDKRRRKRRRK; encoded by the exons ATGAAGTCAAAAGGGGATAGGGACAGGAAACGCCATGATTCTGAAGAAGACGATAGCAATCTGCCCAGGAAATCAGGAGGAGATATGGATAGGAATCAAAGAGCTGAAAAGGGACTACATACGACCCAGTTCAGAGGAGAAGAGAACAGAGAGCTGCAGAGGAAAACAGAAAGGGATGGGAATAGGAGGCATAGAGATGGAAGGGATGGTGCCCATCATGATTCGGGGGAAGAAGATGGGGAGCTGCCCATGAAATCAGAGAAGGATAGGGATGTGGTGCAAAGATTTGAAAGGTATGGTGCACATCATGATTCAGATGAAGAAGAGGGTGAGCTTCGCATGGACTCAGAAAGGGAAAGGAAGCGTCATGATTCGGAAGATGATAGGGAGCTGGTTAGGAAATCAAAGAGGGAAAGAGATAGGGATAGGACACGTAGAGTTGATAAGGATGGTGAGGAAAAAGATGATAGGAAGCATATCAGTAAATCAAGAAGGGAAAGGAGGCAAAGAGTTGAAAGAGATGGAGCAAGCCGTAATTTGGAGGGAGAAGTTGATAGGGATCAATTTAGGAAATCAGAAAGGAATAGGGATAGAAGGCATAGATCTGTAAAGGATGGTGCCAGGTATGATTCagaggatgatgatgaggacCTGAACAGGAAATCAAAAAGGGATATGAGGTATAGAGGTGAAagagatgatgatgatgatgagaagggTCAGAGAGATAATGGGAGAGAAGATAATAGGAAGAAAGAGGATGGACCTCGAAGGATAGTTGAAAACACAAGACATCAAAGACAGTCAACAATCCCAGAAGGTAACCTGAATGGTGATGCATCTAAACTGGGAAAGAGTGGTGGTGTTTACATTCCTCCATTTAAGTTGGCTCGGATGATGAAAGAAGTTCAGGACAAAAGCAGTGCTGAGTATCAACGGTTAACATGGGATGCTCTGAGAAAGAGCATTAATGGGCTGGTGAACAAGGTTAATGCTACTAATATAAAAAACATAATTCCAGAGTTGTTTGCAGAGAACTTGATTAGGGGAAGAGGCCTATTCTGTCGGTCATGTATGAAATCTCAGATGGCATCGCCAGGATTTACAGACGTCTTTGCGGCATTGGTTGCTGTTGTGAATACCAAGTTTCCCGAGGTAGGCGATCTTTTGCTTAGAAGGATTGTTTTGCAGCTCAAGAGAGCTTACAAGCGGAATGACAAG CCCCAATTACTAGCTGCTGTTAAATTTATAGCACATCTGGTGAATCAGCAAGTGGCTCATGAGATCATTGCTCTAGAGTTGCTCACAGTTTTGCTGGAGAAGCCTACGGATGATAGTGTTGAAGTAGCGGTTGGGTTTGTAACAGAATGTGGGTCAATACTGCAGGATCTGTCACCCAAAGGTCTTCATG GTATCTTTGAGCGTTTTCGTGGAATTCttcatgaaggagaaattgacAAACGTGTTCAGTTTCTGATTGAAGGCCTATTTGCTATAAGAAAAGCCAAGTTTCAG GGTTATCCAGCTGTTCGTCCTGAACTAGACCTTGTGGAGCAGGAGGATCAATTAACTCACGAAGTCTCATTGGATGAGGAAATAGATCCAGAAATTTCTCTTG ATATTTTCAAGCCAGACCCTAATTTCCTGGAGAATGAGAAGCGTTATGAAGAGCTGAAGAAAACTATACTGGGTGAGGAATCTGAGGATGAGGAAGGCTCTGATGCAGAGTTGGACGATGATGATGTTGAAGATGATGAATCcaatgaagaagatgatgaggaaagcatgcaaatcAAAGATGAAACAGAGACAAACCTTGTTAACCTTAGAAGAACAATTTACCTAACAATTATGTCCAGTGTAGATTTCGAGGAAGCTGGTCACAAGCTTCTGAAAATCAAGCTAGAGCCTGGGCAAGAG ATGGAATTATGCATTATGCTTTTGGAATGTTGCAGCCAAGAGAGAACATATCTCCGATATTATGGTCTTTTGGGGCAGCGTTTCTGCATGATCAATAAAGTATATCAAGAGAATTTTGAGAAGTGCTTTGTCCAGCAGTACTCAATGATTCACCGGCTTGAAACAAACAAGCTACGAAATGTGGCTAAATTCTTTGCTCACCTACTTGGGACAGATGCTCTACCTTGGCATGTTTTATCGTACATACGCCTGACTGAAGAGGACACGACATCTTCCTCCCGTATATTCATCAAGATCCTCTTCCAG GAATTATCAGAGCATCTTGGCATCCGACTGCTAAATGAGCGGTTAAATGATTCAACAATGCAGGACTCCTTTGAGTCGATCTTTCCGAAAGATAACCCAAAGAACACCCGGTTCTCCATTAACTTCTTCACATCCATTGGACTTGGTGGTCTTACAGAGAACTTGCGTGAGTATTTGAAGAATATGCCGCGTCTCATCATGCAACAACAGAAACAAGTTTCAGATTCTGAATCTGATGATGAGTCAGGGAGTTCAAGTTCATCTGATTCAGGAACAGCTAGTTCTGAATCAGAGTCTGACTCATCAAGTTCTGATGAAAGTGATAGTGATAGGGACAAAAGGCGAAGAAAGCGGAGAAGAAAGTGA